One genomic region from Streptomyces sp. NBC_01431 encodes:
- a CDS encoding indole-3-glycerol phosphate synthase, translating to MFTSVLMIEKPLTSVDVEFVTTLHGDEPVSFVVLMQPRGDQDRLLRAIDDVALGELDEAVHEGEEPEGSAAQGPAELALQHSLNSLRAAGSAAVGQIVDDHPLNQLKGVVDEVRADEVIVLTAPHYVEEFFHRDWASRARHKVGVPVLKLFAHSE from the coding sequence GTGTTCACGAGCGTACTGATGATCGAGAAGCCCTTGACCTCCGTCGACGTGGAATTCGTCACCACTCTGCACGGGGACGAGCCGGTCTCCTTCGTCGTGCTCATGCAGCCCAGGGGCGACCAGGACCGGCTGCTGCGCGCGATCGACGACGTGGCACTGGGGGAACTGGACGAAGCCGTCCACGAGGGGGAGGAGCCGGAGGGCTCGGCGGCGCAGGGCCCCGCCGAACTGGCGTTGCAGCACTCGCTCAACTCACTGCGGGCCGCGGGCAGTGCCGCCGTGGGCCAGATCGTCGACGACCACCCCCTGAACCAGCTGAAGGGCGTGGTCGACGAGGTGCGGGCCGACGAGGTGATCGTCCTGACCGCACCGCACTACGTGGAGGAGTTCTTCCACCGGGACTGGGCCTCCCGGGCCCGCCACAAGGTGGGCGTGCCGGTCCTGAAGCTGTTCGCGCACAGCGAGTAG
- a CDS encoding pyrimidine reductase family protein — MRQLFPVTDQTPDAEAAKDTQWSLHELADAYAYPRTDGPWLRANMVSSLDGAGQHEGRSQPLSSETDMRVFGTLRALADVIVVGAETVRLEGYRPARARAEFAARREAAGQGPVAAIAVVTASLDLDFSLPLFASPLVPTLVLTGAAADPERIREAERGGAEVVVAGDGPGVEPERAVRALAERGFRRLLTEGGPRLLGQFVAASVLDELCLTVSPTLTAGDAQRIAGGPPVQVPQRFALTSLLEDAGFLYTRYRRI, encoded by the coding sequence ATGCGACAACTGTTCCCTGTGACCGACCAGACACCGGACGCCGAGGCCGCGAAAGACACCCAGTGGTCGCTCCACGAGCTGGCCGACGCCTACGCCTACCCGCGCACGGACGGCCCTTGGCTGCGGGCCAACATGGTGTCCTCGCTCGACGGGGCCGGCCAGCACGAAGGCCGCTCGCAGCCGTTGTCCTCGGAGACGGACATGCGGGTCTTCGGCACCCTGCGGGCGCTGGCCGACGTGATCGTGGTCGGCGCGGAAACGGTACGCCTGGAGGGTTACCGGCCGGCCAGGGCGCGGGCCGAGTTCGCGGCCCGCCGCGAGGCCGCGGGGCAGGGCCCCGTGGCCGCGATCGCCGTGGTCACGGCCAGCCTGGACCTCGACTTCTCGCTCCCCCTGTTCGCCTCGCCGCTCGTCCCCACCCTGGTCCTGACCGGCGCCGCCGCGGATCCGGAGCGGATCCGCGAGGCCGAGCGGGGCGGCGCCGAGGTGGTGGTCGCCGGTGACGGTCCCGGCGTCGAGCCCGAGCGGGCGGTGCGGGCGCTGGCCGAGCGCGGTTTCCGGCGCCTCCTGACGGAGGGCGGGCCGCGGCTGCTCGGCCAGTTCGTGGCCGCCAGCGTGCTGGACGAGTTGTGCCTGACGGTCTCCCCGACGCTGACGGCGGGCGATGCGCAGCGGATCGCCGGCGGCCCCCCGGTGCAGGTGCCCCAGCGGTTCGCGCTGACGTCACTGCTCGAAGACGCCGGGTTCCTCTACACGCGTTACCGTCGGATCTGA
- the zapE gene encoding cell division protein ZapE: protein MPCSLARPLQWGTVSTSPITQAAPVSLCARAPHVPADRLVAEMVPPPRFDSVRFETYVPDPNQPSQAEAVTVLSSFAAGLGGAHAVGGKRRWFAKKPAAATGPRGVYLDGGYGVGKTHLLASLWHATPAEPALKAFGTFVELTNLVGALGFQQTVRTLSGHRLLCIDEFELDDPGDTVLVSSLLARLVEQGVALAATSNTLPGKLGEGRFAAVDFLREIQGLSAHFHPLRIDGEDFRHRGLPEAPAPYSDEQVTKTAYATEGAALDDFPQLLDHLSRVHPSRYGALTDGVRAVCLTDVRPVPDQSTALRLVVLADRLYDREVPVLASGVPFDRLFSDEMLNGGYRKKYFRAISRLTALARDAKGLVAQ from the coding sequence ATGCCGTGCAGTCTGGCACGACCCTTACAGTGGGGAACTGTGTCGACCAGCCCCATAACCCAAGCGGCCCCGGTGTCGCTCTGCGCCCGTGCGCCGCATGTCCCCGCCGACCGTCTGGTCGCCGAGATGGTCCCGCCGCCGCGGTTCGACTCGGTCCGCTTCGAGACGTACGTACCGGATCCGAACCAGCCGAGCCAGGCGGAGGCGGTCACCGTCCTCTCCTCGTTCGCGGCCGGGCTCGGCGGAGCGCACGCCGTCGGCGGCAAGCGGCGCTGGTTCGCGAAGAAGCCGGCCGCCGCCACCGGGCCGCGCGGGGTGTACCTCGACGGCGGTTACGGCGTCGGCAAGACCCATCTGCTCGCCTCGCTGTGGCACGCGACTCCGGCCGAGCCCGCGCTGAAGGCCTTCGGTACCTTCGTGGAGCTGACGAACCTTGTGGGCGCGCTCGGCTTCCAGCAGACCGTGCGGACGCTGAGCGGCCACCGGCTTTTGTGCATCGACGAGTTCGAGCTGGACGACCCGGGCGACACCGTGCTCGTCTCCTCGCTCCTTGCCCGTCTGGTCGAGCAGGGCGTGGCGCTCGCGGCGACCTCCAACACGCTGCCCGGCAAGCTCGGCGAGGGCCGGTTCGCGGCCGTCGACTTCCTGCGCGAGATCCAGGGCCTGTCGGCGCACTTCCATCCGCTGCGGATCGACGGCGAGGACTTCCGCCACCGGGGTCTGCCCGAGGCGCCGGCCCCGTACTCCGACGAGCAGGTCACCAAGACGGCGTACGCCACCGAGGGCGCAGCGCTCGACGACTTCCCGCAGCTGCTCGACCACCTCTCGCGCGTCCACCCCAGCCGGTACGGGGCGCTGACGGACGGGGTGCGCGCGGTCTGCCTGACCGATGTGCGTCCGGTGCCCGACCAGTCGACGGCGCTGCGTCTGGTGGTGCTCGCCGACCGGCTGTACGACCGCGAGGTGCCGGTCCTCGCCTCGGGCGTCCCCTTCGACCGGCTGTTCAGTGACGAGATGCTGAACGGCGGATACCGCAAGAAGTACTTCCGGGCGATCTCCCGCCTGACCGCGCTGGCCCGCGACGCGAAGGGCCTTGTGGCGCAGTAG